The Acetivibrio saccincola genome window below encodes:
- a CDS encoding TnsA endonuclease C-terminal domain-containing protein: protein MAKRSNNWDSNKLDRWLKEGRGQGEGENYKPWLTIQDFPSMGRVTRVFGWTTNRIHHFFSDTQLKYFYLLDWEERVIDIREHYPLIDLEVVLKNTSDLKLDKFIDKKTKEPYILTTTFLITLLNPDGQKSFAARSIKYASELSKKTTIEKLEIERRYWTAKGINWGIVTNKDINDVRAKNIEWIHSAMTSDGCNRLSIDEFNDLLDGLLYRLIDNQQNIRKIISEFEKDYSLDAGVGLLLFKHLIAGKRIAFNMDKPINLNESGSSLRLPEISGKGGHEVVKVYS, encoded by the coding sequence ATGGCTAAAAGAAGTAATAACTGGGATTCAAATAAATTAGATAGATGGCTAAAAGAGGGCAGAGGACAGGGAGAAGGAGAAAACTATAAACCCTGGTTGACGATTCAGGACTTTCCATCAATGGGTAGGGTAACGAGAGTTTTTGGATGGACAACCAATAGAATTCATCATTTTTTCTCAGATACGCAATTAAAATATTTCTATTTATTAGATTGGGAAGAAAGGGTTATTGATATTCGGGAGCATTATCCTCTTATAGATTTAGAAGTAGTGTTGAAAAATACATCGGATTTAAAACTAGACAAATTTATAGATAAGAAAACAAAAGAACCCTACATATTAACTACAACATTTCTAATTACGCTGTTAAATCCTGACGGACAAAAGAGTTTTGCTGCAAGAAGCATAAAATATGCATCGGAATTATCAAAAAAGACTACAATTGAAAAACTGGAGATTGAAAGAAGATACTGGACTGCTAAAGGAATTAACTGGGGTATTGTGACAAATAAGGACATCAACGATGTTAGGGCAAAAAATATAGAGTGGATTCATTCGGCGATGACTTCCGATGGCTGCAACAGACTTTCCATCGATGAGTTTAATGATTTACTAGATGGACTTTTATATAGGCTTATAGATAATCAGCAGAATATCAGGAAAATTATATCAGAATTTGAAAAGGACTATTCCTTGGATGCAGGGGTAGGGTTACTGCTGTTTAAGCATTTAATAGCAGGCAAAAGGATAGCCTTTAATATGGATAAGCCTATCAATCTCAATGAGAGTGGTTCTTCACTGCGCCTGCCTGAAATAAGCGGTAAAGGAGGGCATGAGGTTGTTAAAGTATACAGTTAA
- a CDS encoding RNA-binding domain-containing protein, with protein MRTKDEILKILDLLEGNIADDFEAQDLDFKEWVEKSLNDNINLAVKMAVCMANGGGGTVVFGIRDKVKGRKNAIIGVPPIVDAFLMQKAVYERTDPHITPTFDWIEVPEGHGRILVMNIYPGMPPYTETNGSATIRVGKDCRPLTGSMRRELFAKTGVSDFTSNLVDEYWKDCFSPVAMERVRMIMAEEHAPDTLIKMSDEDLLKSIGALKDGKLTFGGLLIVGNTQALSKYIPNHRWDFRRMISSTDYSIKYGENSAIPIGLYELERYMATENPTTIVEVGFLHPEFSTYPKIALREALLNAFIHRDYRIPGSVMLKDYKDKLIITNPGNFIGGISPSNILHHPPVARNLHLTDLMDKLRLVNRSNLGVPRIYKSLLIEGKEPPQYNEIGECIELTLIASTIVPEFRNFIKDLNSKGIEVDVDHLIILNYLLRHREIDTYNAAHICQRSIEQVREILSYMENSLKLIKSGGTVKKKYYSLTREVYSMLQKGIEYDRDKRLDKEAIKMRILSILKERNLTNAEVRHMTGMDRQQVLRLMRELEADGVQIKGSGRGAYYCLSRDE; from the coding sequence TTGAGGACAAAAGATGAGATTTTAAAAATTCTAGATTTGCTAGAAGGAAATATTGCAGATGATTTTGAAGCACAAGATTTAGACTTTAAAGAGTGGGTAGAAAAAAGTCTAAACGATAATATAAATCTAGCAGTAAAGATGGCTGTTTGTATGGCTAATGGTGGAGGAGGAACAGTTGTATTTGGGATAAGAGATAAAGTTAAAGGAAGAAAAAATGCAATAATAGGTGTTCCTCCTATTGTTGATGCATTTTTGATGCAAAAAGCAGTATACGAAAGGACTGACCCCCATATTACTCCGACATTTGATTGGATTGAAGTACCCGAAGGGCATGGAAGAATATTGGTAATGAATATATATCCTGGTATGCCGCCTTATACAGAAACAAATGGAAGTGCTACAATAAGAGTAGGTAAAGATTGCAGACCACTTACGGGGTCTATGAGAAGAGAACTTTTTGCTAAAACTGGAGTTTCAGACTTTACATCAAATTTAGTAGATGAATACTGGAAAGATTGCTTCTCTCCAGTTGCTATGGAAAGAGTAAGAATGATAATGGCTGAAGAACATGCTCCAGATACATTAATAAAAATGTCTGATGAGGATTTGTTAAAGTCCATAGGAGCGCTAAAAGATGGGAAACTAACCTTTGGGGGACTATTGATTGTCGGGAATACTCAGGCACTTTCAAAATATATCCCAAATCATAGATGGGATTTTAGAAGAATGATAAGTAGCACAGATTATAGTATAAAGTATGGTGAAAATTCAGCAATACCAATAGGTTTATATGAATTAGAAAGATATATGGCTACTGAAAATCCGACAACCATTGTTGAGGTTGGTTTCTTACATCCTGAATTTTCTACATATCCTAAAATAGCATTAAGAGAAGCATTACTTAATGCATTTATACATAGGGATTATAGAATTCCAGGAAGTGTTATGCTGAAAGATTATAAAGATAAATTGATTATTACAAACCCAGGTAATTTTATTGGAGGTATTTCTCCGAGTAATATACTTCATCACCCACCTGTAGCAAGAAATTTGCATCTTACAGATTTAATGGATAAACTGAGACTCGTAAATAGAAGTAATCTTGGAGTTCCGAGAATTTATAAGTCTTTGTTAATAGAAGGGAAAGAACCCCCGCAATATAATGAAATAGGAGAATGCATCGAATTAACCCTTATTGCATCAACAATAGTTCCAGAGTTCAGAAATTTTATAAAAGATTTAAATTCTAAAGGAATTGAAGTTGATGTTGACCACTTGATTATTTTAAACTATCTTCTTAGACATAGGGAAATAGACACGTATAATGCTGCTCATATATGTCAGAGAAGTATAGAACAAGTTAGGGAAATACTTAGTTATATGGAGAATAGTTTAAAACTTATAAAATCAGGGGGTACTGTTAAAAAGAAATACTATTCTTTGACTCGGGAAGTTTATTCGATGCTGCAAAAAGGAATAGAATACGATAGGGATAAAAGGCTTGATAAAGAGGCTATTAAAATGAGAATATTATCCATACTAAAGGAAAGGAACCTTACTAATGCAGAAGTAAGACATATGACGGGTATGGATAGGCAACAAGTACTAAGGCTTATGCGTGAGTTAGAAGCGGATGGTGTTCAGATTAAGGGTAGTGGTAGAGGGGCATATTATTGTTTATCTAGAGATGAGTAA
- a CDS encoding ATP-binding protein produces the protein MFRQFFGLKYNPFGKEIDISDVYESEDIKELNSRFKYIQNIRGMFLLVGEPGMGKSTALRKFSAGLNPGLYKPCYFSLSTVTVMDFYRGLLISLGEVPSHKKVTMFHQIQQAIMSLYYNQKITPGYYP, from the coding sequence ATGTTCAGACAGTTTTTTGGACTAAAATACAATCCTTTTGGAAAAGAAATTGATATTTCTGATGTTTATGAAAGTGAAGATATTAAGGAATTAAATTCAAGATTTAAATATATTCAAAACATCCGGGGAATGTTTCTTTTAGTCGGTGAACCGGGAATGGGAAAATCCACCGCCTTAAGAAAATTTTCAGCCGGGTTAAATCCGGGACTTTACAAACCCTGCTATTTTTCTCTCTCAACAGTTACCGTTATGGATTTTTACCGAGGTCTTTTAATATCTTTAGGAGAAGTGCCTTCACATAAGAAGGTTACAATGTTTCATCAGATACAACAAGCAATAATGTCTTTGTACTATAATCAAAAAATTACTCCGGGTTATTATCCTTGA
- a CDS encoding Mu transposase C-terminal domain-containing protein produces MLKYTVNSLIEWKDESESTSIERVLWMDEELVYVIDVNKNSAPYLRSTADIDSALIDGRAVIKEDDAYAVILKEEDIPEKHRKMRDKAWAVINDMVAKEPEIYQSSFRRKAVREASKAYNISELWVFEYIKRYWKRGKTPNALIPDYRNCGGKGKERKAGNAKRGRPRKYQDINGEGVNVTEDIKRIFRIAVNKYYYTAAKNSLTLTYELMRKEYFTDGFKEENGVKIPVIKPQSEIPSFGQFRYWFEKERNIKKEITSRYSNKKFLKQYRAITGSALSGVIQPGTFEIDCQVGDVYLVSRFNRNWVIGRPAIYAVIDKFSRMICGIYIGLESGSYTGAMMALLNATMNKVEYCRQYGIEIEEKDWPVHYLPEAIIADRGELEGGNIENLINMLNIKVQNTPPYRADLKSAVERFFSLTNERVKPFLPGAVDLDGRERGDKDYRLKAKLDLYQFTQIMIKCILYHNNYYHLDYYKRDEMMVEDDVPCIPIELWNWGIANRGGTLRSISEDIVKLALMPSDTAVVTEKGIKYKDMYYASSNMLKNDVFANARTNGMWRVKISYDPRNMNCIYVCGDNPKEYEKCFLIESSTRYKDKAIEEIEYLLAIERMQKEKSKDSVAQAKTKLIAEIEDIVKQADEDYKRETSTAESDRQRIKSIRGNRKIEKTARRAEEAFKLGNNKEDYDSSVFNEADFEDGINTLQLLFKRQKEVLKGEEDNNSEWQHGRRSRI; encoded by the coding sequence TTGTTAAAGTATACAGTTAATTCGCTAATCGAATGGAAGGATGAAAGTGAAAGTACCAGCATAGAAAGAGTACTTTGGATGGATGAAGAATTAGTGTATGTTATTGATGTTAACAAAAACAGCGCTCCATATCTGCGCAGTACTGCAGACATAGATAGTGCGCTAATAGATGGAAGGGCAGTTATTAAAGAAGATGATGCATATGCAGTTATATTAAAGGAAGAAGATATTCCAGAAAAACATAGAAAGATGAGGGACAAGGCTTGGGCAGTGATTAATGATATGGTGGCTAAGGAACCAGAAATTTATCAGTCTTCTTTCAGGAGGAAGGCAGTTCGTGAGGCTTCTAAAGCATATAACATTAGTGAATTGTGGGTGTTTGAGTATATTAAGAGGTACTGGAAAAGAGGGAAAACACCTAATGCCTTAATACCAGACTATAGGAACTGCGGGGGAAAAGGTAAAGAGAGGAAGGCTGGAAATGCAAAAAGGGGCAGGCCAAGGAAGTATCAGGACATAAATGGAGAAGGGGTAAATGTAACCGAGGACATTAAAAGAATTTTCCGCATTGCTGTTAATAAATATTATTACACTGCAGCAAAAAACTCTCTTACGCTGACATATGAACTGATGAGGAAAGAATATTTTACAGACGGCTTTAAAGAAGAAAATGGCGTAAAGATACCTGTCATAAAACCTCAATCAGAGATTCCGAGTTTTGGCCAGTTCAGATATTGGTTTGAGAAGGAGCGTAATATAAAAAAAGAGATAACTAGCCGCTATAGCAACAAGAAATTTTTAAAGCAGTACAGGGCCATAACGGGAAGTGCTTTAAGCGGAGTAATACAGCCTGGAACTTTTGAAATAGACTGCCAGGTAGGTGATGTCTACTTAGTATCAAGGTTTAATAGAAACTGGGTCATAGGCAGACCTGCCATTTATGCAGTAATTGACAAGTTTAGCCGTATGATATGCGGAATCTATATAGGTCTGGAGAGCGGTTCCTATACTGGTGCCATGATGGCGCTTTTAAATGCAACTATGAATAAAGTAGAATATTGCAGACAGTACGGTATTGAAATAGAGGAGAAGGATTGGCCAGTCCACTACTTACCAGAGGCTATTATTGCTGATAGAGGAGAACTGGAAGGAGGAAATATTGAGAATCTTATAAACATGCTGAATATAAAAGTGCAGAATACACCTCCATACCGTGCAGACTTGAAATCAGCGGTAGAACGGTTCTTTAGCCTTACCAATGAGAGAGTAAAACCATTTTTACCTGGTGCTGTAGATTTAGACGGCAGGGAAAGAGGGGACAAGGACTACCGATTGAAAGCAAAACTTGATTTATACCAGTTTACACAGATTATGATAAAGTGCATTTTATACCACAATAACTATTATCACTTAGATTACTATAAGCGGGACGAGATGATGGTGGAGGATGATGTCCCTTGTATTCCCATTGAACTTTGGAACTGGGGAATTGCAAACAGGGGAGGAACCCTGCGGAGTATATCGGAGGACATTGTTAAATTGGCCCTTATGCCTTCTGATACAGCGGTAGTTACTGAAAAAGGAATAAAATATAAAGATATGTATTATGCATCTTCGAACATGCTAAAAAATGATGTATTTGCAAATGCACGGACAAATGGAATGTGGAGAGTAAAGATAAGTTACGACCCACGCAATATGAACTGCATTTATGTCTGTGGCGATAATCCCAAAGAATATGAGAAATGTTTTTTAATAGAGAGCAGTACCAGATATAAAGATAAAGCAATTGAGGAAATAGAGTATTTGTTAGCGATAGAAAGAATGCAGAAAGAGAAAAGTAAAGATTCGGTGGCACAGGCAAAAACAAAACTAATTGCAGAAATAGAAGATATCGTAAAACAGGCGGATGAAGATTATAAAAGGGAGACAAGTACTGCAGAGAGCGACAGGCAGAGGATAAAAAGTATAAGGGGAAACAGGAAGATTGAAAAAACAGCAAGAAGGGCAGAAGAAGCATTTAAACTAGGAAATAACAAAGAAGATTATGATAGCAGCGTGTTTAATGAAGCAGATTTTGAAGATGGGATAAATACCCTGCAGTTGCTTTTTAAAAGGCAGAAGGAGGTGCTGAAGGGTGAAGAAGATAATAATTCCGAATGGCAGCATGGCAGAAGAAGCAGAATATAA
- a CDS encoding ExeA family protein → MKQAIMSLYYNQKITPVIILDEVQKLSNSILEELRLLFNFKMDSENPFILILSGQSQIRNKLQLAVNAPLKQRIAVKYVMQGLKPEELSDYIFTRLKSAGLHENIFTQAAIEAIYSASKGVPRLVNSLATSSLMYTCSIKQKHVDEEIVYQGQKDFDI, encoded by the coding sequence TTGAAACAAGCAATAATGTCTTTGTACTATAATCAAAAAATTACTCCGGTTATTATCCTTGACGAGGTACAGAAGCTGTCAAACAGCATACTTGAAGAATTAAGGCTTTTATTTAACTTTAAAATGGACTCTGAAAATCCTTTTATATTAATATTGTCGGGGCAATCGCAAATCAGGAACAAATTACAGTTAGCGGTAAATGCACCTTTAAAGCAGCGTATAGCCGTAAAATACGTAATGCAGGGGTTAAAGCCTGAGGAACTTTCAGACTATATTTTTACAAGGCTAAAGTCTGCCGGTTTACATGAAAACATATTTACCCAGGCTGCAATTGAAGCTATTTATTCTGCATCAAAAGGCGTACCCCGCCTTGTTAACAGTCTTGCAACCTCAAGCCTTATGTATACTTGTTCAATAAAGCAAAAGCATGTAGATGAAGAAATCGTATACCAAGGACAAAAAGACTTTGATATCTAA
- a CDS encoding ISLre2 family transposase, producing MYNSIQHFNEFGVKRIEKKIKNFIEEGKDLADLVLGLKEDLFKLGRDILKEVLEDMDEYFRNCEIRKQYWEIIRKDKTAILTTFGTLSYNRTYFKHKENGNRQHLVDRIVGVEPHDRVSADVVINAIDEAADSSYRKAGEKATYIDEISKQAVMNKIHNIEIVEPEIKVDKKREVKILYVEADEDHVALQQKSILRQNEKGKRNTIMPKLVYVHEGIDFEKSNKKRKVLKNVRYFGGVYKNSEDLWLEVSEYIYKQYDVDFLETVYISGDGASWIRQGVNCLSKSKFVLDRYHLQKYVRVATTHLNDEAISQDLQEALNLSDKKMLTKVFKKIIEKTGDNENKIKAIKNAKRYILNNWDGIEIRSNRGIVGCSAEGHVSHVFSSRLSSRPKGWSRKGVEKMSKLIIYKKNGGKVYDIVMAQKQKKLAASRQEIQEKLIKELKKSSNRYESVWNSNLTVIHKGCKTGLYKELRRIIGICG from the coding sequence ATGTATAATAGTATACAACATTTTAATGAATTTGGGGTAAAAAGAATTGAAAAAAAGATAAAAAATTTTATTGAAGAAGGAAAAGACTTAGCTGATCTTGTTCTTGGTCTAAAAGAAGATTTATTTAAACTTGGACGCGATATACTTAAAGAAGTGCTTGAAGATATGGATGAATATTTCCGTAACTGTGAAATAAGGAAACAGTATTGGGAAATTATAAGAAAAGATAAAACAGCTATTTTAACGACATTTGGAACACTAAGTTATAACAGGACATATTTTAAGCATAAGGAAAATGGTAATAGACAACACCTAGTCGACAGGATTGTAGGTGTAGAACCACATGACAGAGTAAGTGCCGATGTTGTAATTAATGCAATAGATGAAGCAGCTGACAGCAGCTACAGAAAGGCAGGAGAAAAGGCGACATATATTGATGAAATCAGCAAACAAGCAGTGATGAATAAAATACATAATATTGAAATAGTTGAGCCTGAAATAAAAGTAGATAAAAAGAGAGAAGTAAAAATATTGTATGTTGAGGCCGATGAGGACCATGTAGCATTACAACAAAAAAGTATATTGAGACAGAATGAGAAGGGCAAGAGAAATACAATTATGCCAAAACTTGTATATGTGCATGAGGGAATTGACTTTGAAAAAAGTAATAAGAAGAGAAAAGTATTAAAGAATGTTCGATATTTTGGGGGAGTGTATAAGAATTCAGAAGATTTGTGGCTTGAAGTATCGGAATACATATATAAACAATATGACGTTGATTTTTTAGAGACGGTGTATATATCAGGAGATGGGGCGTCATGGATAAGGCAAGGAGTTAACTGTCTTTCAAAAAGTAAATTTGTACTTGATAGATACCATCTTCAAAAATACGTAAGAGTTGCGACCACACATTTAAATGATGAAGCAATAAGCCAAGATTTACAGGAGGCTTTGAATTTATCTGATAAAAAAATGCTAACAAAGGTTTTTAAAAAGATAATTGAAAAGACAGGCGATAATGAAAATAAAATAAAGGCTATAAAAAATGCAAAGCGATATATTTTAAATAATTGGGATGGTATAGAAATAAGGTCAAACAGAGGAATAGTGGGTTGTAGTGCTGAAGGTCATGTGAGTCATGTATTTTCATCCCGTTTAAGTTCAAGACCTAAAGGCTGGTCGAGAAAAGGTGTAGAAAAGATGTCAAAGCTAATAATATACAAGAAGAATGGCGGTAAGGTATATGACATAGTTATGGCACAAAAACAAAAAAAGTTAGCAGCTAGTAGGCAAGAAATTCAGGAAAAATTAATTAAGGAATTAAAGAAGTCATCAAACAGGTATGAGAGTGTATGGAATAGTAATTTAACTGTTATTCATAAGGGGTGTAAAACTGGTTTATATAAAGAATTAAGGCGTATTATAGGTATATGCGGATAG
- a CDS encoding DEAD/DEAH box helicase: MDKIIDMNKLYLCLKDIIENKKEVERVREVIIDLHFYIQRIILNRKEVDNIDRTSMESISMYLLSLLTNVTSEEMKRYTQDFYIEGLNIAGLIFELLADVEFEDFEKKRQYLFYSSVSYSLSDKEASAAVIGRRLKSIIENDKIPSLGIDVKKSWIYICLTLGREFKTIYKDRNQLDLSIKLSKNTIWDFLNRILILNARSFVDGLDNKIIFENMEELKNFLIQLDDIETLFYISLLSEVLHRMHSKSVWSILLREGFTNEYIKVLTKYDSRNVYELWKSQLDALRCNNKGFNYLSENIKRVLISMPTSAGKSFVAELAIVKSLQLSEDKVCIYVTPTRALMSEIEGNLFYRLRKIGYNVTSVLDTDENEYENDLLSQANVLVVTPEKLDLLLRRHKEFIERIKLIIFDEFHKVADNSRGWLLETLITWFMIKQQQYSFKIILMSAIVSNSEEVNVWLENDEFRPIVSEWTPSRRVYGVLIPDTDRTKYIRISDKKRQKITPYRLIYKYLERRRAIEDVITDIIVEYKNSNRRWKKSNNKYDTKYDRCFKFINTLNNGKVLVYFFTKIDLERFIEYAEKYLPLKEDVRINKLKEFLDSRLGSEHPLVNSILYGVAYHHGDLPIEVRKEIEKAYKENLINVLACTTTLSDGVNLPIKNFVLGSFTSYGGEHKLSIADFKNIVGRAGRAYIDTEGNIFLICHPEYYFNNDKISYFRRLLFCESQETNVSSSMIEKFDKIYSIIDQLEEVIEISIQDVEKSLLDFIDRLQVFIFSLYEEHIDYINGYDDLYELLKHSLFAKQADDKVLDKFDKVCIKYYNFVRELDKSIIEKFNRTGLSFRSNRVLLEIVDEISKNESGFDFDLQKIITPEIFKKIIELKEISPKQYFYKVGNKNVNYKVDNYKAFISWISGESFLKIRDSIFYEDNNISNRTQTCVNYINDMFLYKLPWAFSSLYALAKDRLMFADFILKDLPAKIKYGVENLEAVKLCTLGIESRELANTLAAMYENDSSKDPEWTIDKWILEKRFYELEKGIKGIDDISIRQIARVRTKLRKRTSFLKDTGKIRCDVRGLRYYDYFNLYRNKSINKNTQLLLNHEPKNLYDEFAIEVRTNKGEKIGYVPAEYSEEIFEYIQGDHILEVEIIRLAPRTVKIMIKVNN; encoded by the coding sequence ATGGACAAAATTATCGATATGAATAAGTTATATCTTTGCTTAAAAGATATTATCGAGAATAAAAAAGAAGTTGAAAGGGTTAGGGAAGTTATTATTGACCTTCATTTTTACATACAAAGAATTATACTTAATAGAAAAGAAGTAGATAATATAGACCGTACTTCTATGGAAAGTATTTCAATGTATTTACTTTCCTTGTTAACAAATGTAACAAGTGAAGAAATGAAAAGATATACTCAAGACTTTTATATCGAAGGGTTAAATATTGCTGGTCTAATATTTGAGTTGCTTGCAGATGTAGAGTTTGAAGACTTTGAAAAAAAGCGACAGTACTTATTTTATTCATCAGTTTCATACAGTTTGTCAGATAAAGAAGCAAGTGCAGCGGTCATAGGTAGAAGGTTGAAGTCGATTATTGAAAATGACAAAATACCCAGTTTGGGTATTGATGTAAAAAAATCATGGATATATATTTGTCTTACTTTAGGTAGAGAATTTAAAACAATATATAAAGATAGAAATCAACTGGATTTATCAATTAAATTATCTAAAAATACTATATGGGATTTTTTAAACAGAATCTTAATCTTAAATGCTCGTTCATTTGTTGACGGGCTTGATAATAAAATCATATTTGAAAATATGGAAGAATTAAAGAATTTTTTAATACAACTAGATGATATAGAGACCTTATTTTATATTTCATTATTGAGTGAAGTGTTACACAGAATGCACAGTAAAAGTGTGTGGTCAATACTTCTACGTGAAGGCTTTACAAATGAATATATAAAAGTTCTCACAAAGTATGATAGTAGAAATGTATATGAATTATGGAAATCCCAATTAGATGCTTTGAGATGCAATAATAAAGGATTTAATTATCTTAGCGAAAATATAAAAAGAGTACTTATTTCTATGCCTACAAGTGCAGGAAAAAGTTTTGTCGCAGAATTAGCGATAGTGAAGTCGCTACAGTTATCGGAAGATAAGGTATGTATATATGTAACCCCAACACGAGCACTTATGTCGGAGATTGAAGGTAACTTGTTCTATAGGTTAAGAAAAATTGGATATAATGTTACATCAGTTCTTGATACCGATGAAAATGAATATGAGAATGATTTATTAAGCCAAGCAAATGTTCTTGTAGTAACTCCTGAAAAACTTGATTTATTGTTACGGAGACATAAAGAATTTATTGAAAGAATAAAGTTAATTATTTTCGATGAGTTTCATAAAGTGGCTGATAACAGTAGGGGTTGGTTGTTAGAAACACTAATTACATGGTTTATGATTAAACAACAACAATATAGTTTTAAAATTATTCTAATGTCGGCTATTGTTAGCAATAGTGAAGAAGTTAATGTTTGGCTCGAAAATGATGAGTTTAGGCCTATAGTATCGGAATGGACTCCAAGCAGGAGAGTTTATGGTGTATTAATTCCTGATACTGACCGTACTAAATATATAAGAATTAGTGATAAAAAAAGACAAAAAATAACTCCATATCGCCTTATTTATAAATATCTTGAAAGAAGAAGGGCTATAGAAGACGTAATTACAGATATAATAGTTGAATATAAAAATTCAAATAGGCGGTGGAAAAAAAGCAATAATAAATATGATACAAAATATGACCGTTGTTTTAAGTTCATCAATACATTGAATAACGGTAAAGTGTTGGTATATTTTTTTACCAAAATAGATTTAGAGCGTTTCATTGAATATGCTGAAAAATATCTTCCTTTGAAAGAAGATGTGAGAATAAATAAACTAAAAGAATTTTTAGATAGCCGACTAGGAAGTGAACATCCTCTAGTCAATAGCATATTATATGGGGTTGCTTATCATCATGGAGATTTACCTATTGAAGTAAGAAAAGAAATAGAAAAAGCATATAAAGAAAATTTAATAAATGTTTTAGCATGTACCACAACATTATCTGATGGGGTAAATTTACCAATCAAAAATTTTGTTTTAGGTTCTTTTACATCGTATGGAGGAGAACATAAATTATCCATTGCAGATTTTAAAAATATAGTTGGCAGGGCTGGAAGAGCCTATATTGATACTGAAGGAAATATATTTTTAATTTGTCATCCAGAATACTATTTTAATAATGATAAAATAAGTTACTTCAGACGACTTTTATTTTGCGAATCTCAAGAAACTAATGTTTCAAGTTCGATGATTGAAAAATTTGATAAAATATACTCAATTATCGACCAGTTAGAGGAAGTAATAGAAATATCCATACAGGATGTGGAGAAATCCCTATTAGATTTTATTGATAGGTTACAGGTATTTATTTTTAGTTTATATGAAGAGCATATAGACTATATAAATGGTTATGACGATTTATATGAACTATTAAAACATTCACTATTTGCAAAACAAGCAGATGATAAAGTATTAGATAAGTTTGATAAAGTGTGTATTAAGTATTATAACTTTGTTAGGGAATTGGATAAAAGCATTATTGAAAAATTTAATAGGACGGGACTAAGTTTTAGGTCCAATCGTGTTTTATTAGAAATTGTTGACGAGATTTCAAAAAATGAAAGTGGATTCGATTTTGATTTACAAAAAATTATTACTCCAGAAATATTTAAAAAGATAATTGAATTAAAGGAAATAAGTCCTAAACAATACTTTTATAAAGTGGGCAATAAAAACGTTAACTATAAAGTCGACAATTATAAGGCTTTTATAAGTTGGATTAGTGGTGAAAGTTTTCTCAAAATTCGGGACTCTATATTCTATGAAGACAATAATATCTCAAACAGAACTCAGACCTGTGTCAATTATATCAATGATATGTTTTTATATAAACTACCTTGGGCTTTTAGTTCTCTATATGCTTTAGCCAAAGATAGATTAATGTTTGCTGATTTTATCTTGAAGGATTTACCTGCTAAAATAAAATATGGCGTGGAGAATTTGGAAGCAGTCAAATTATGTACATTAGGTATTGAATCTCGAGAATTGGCTAATACATTGGCAGCGATGTACGAGAATGATTCGTCCAAAGACCCTGAATGGACTATAGATAAGTGGATTTTAGAAAAGAGATTTTACGAGTTAGAAAAAGGGATAAAAGGAATAGATGATATTTCTATAAGGCAAATTGCGAGGGTTAGAACTAAATTGAGAAAGAGAACTTCATTTCTGAAAGACACAGGTAAAATTAGATGTGATGTAAGAGGTTTACGGTATTATGATTATTTCAATTTGTACAGAAATAAAAGTATAAATAAGAATACGCAACTGTTATTAAATCATGAGCCTAAAAACTTATACGATGAATTTGCTATTGAAGTTAGAACTAATAAGGGAGAAAAAATTGGATATGTGCCTGCTGAATATTCAGAAGAAATATTTGAGTATATTCAAGGTGACCATATTTTAGAAGTAGAAATTATTAGGTTAGCACCAAGAACAGTAAAAATAATGATAAAAGTTAATAATTAA